TGGTTTATGCTGTTTGCATAAAGGAGAACTCCGAAAGGGATATCGGTATAATTTCTGAGGCTTTTTACAAGAGAGAAAAACCTGGAGTGGTTCAGCCCGGAAGCGATGGCCCGCTGGGCGGCTCTCTGATTAACAGGTCCGTCAGCAATGGGGTCGGAGAAAGGGTAACCGATTTCAAGTATATCGGCTCCTCCATCAATGAAAGCCCTGAATACTGCTTCGCTTTTTTCCGGATCAGGGTCTCCTGCTACGGCAAATGGTATAAATGCAGATTCTTTTCTGTTTTTCAGACTTTCAAAAGTTTTCTGGTAACGATTCATATCTTTTTCCCTGTCTGGTCTGCGACTGTGAAGATGTCTTTATCGCCACGGCCGGAAAGGTTGATAATCATGATATAGTCCGAAGGCAGCTTCGGTGCCAGTTTAACTGCGCAGGCTACAGCGTGAGATGATTCCAGCGCTGGAATTATTCCCTCAAGTCTGCATAAAAGAGAGAATGCGTTCAGTGCCTCTTTGTCGGTAGCGTAAGTATACCGGACTCTTCCGGTCTCATGCAGGAAGGCATGCTGTGGACCTACACCGCTGTAATCGAGTCCTGCTGACACTGAGTGTGTATTTGCTATCTGGCCGTCTGAGTCCTGAAGGACATAGGAGAAAGATCCATGCAGGATTCCGGGTCTGGAATACTTTGTCTTTGTTAATCTTACTGCATGCTTTATTCCTTTCAGTCCCATTCCGCCAGCTTCTACACCAGTCAATTTTACTTTCTTATCATCAAGGAAAGCACTGAAGATTCCGATCGCATTGGAGCCGCCTCCAACACAGGCAATCACTTCATCAGGAAGCCTTCCGGCTGCGGAAATGATCTGCTTTCTTGCCTCTTTACCTATGATAGACTGGAAATCCCTGACAATGGAAGGGAAGGGGTGGGGACCCAGTGCAGAGCCGAAAACATAGTGAGTGGACTGTACTGAAGCGGTCCAGTCTCTGAGTGCCTCATTGACTGCGTCTTTCAGTGTCTTACCGCCGCTCTCAACCGGAATGACACGGCTGCCGAGGAGATTCATCCTGAAGACATTTGGTTTCTGACGGGCCATGTCGACTGTGCCCATGTAAATGTCACAATCCATACCCAGAAGAGCTGCGGCAGTTGCAGTGGCTACTCCATGCTGTCCTGCGCCTGTTTCAGCAATGAGACGGGTTTTACCCATGAAACGGGCGAGCAGAGCCTGTCCAAGAGCATTGGTAATTTTGTGTGCTCCGGTATGGTTAAGATCTTCACGTTTAAGGAATATCCTGGCCCCGCCAAGATATTCGGTCAATCGTGAGGCGAAATAAAGGGCTGTGGGGCGCCCATTATAGGTTTTCAGCAGATAATTGTACCAGTCCTGATACTGTTTATCTTTGTGAAAATCCGAATAAGCCCTCTCGACCTCATCGAGAGCCGGCATGAGAGTTTCCGGAGCGAATCTTCCTCCGAATTTTCCGAAATACCCTGCTGAAGTTTTGTTCTTCTTTTTCATAGTATTATTCTGCCGAATCGCCTGATTCTAAAAGATGCTCTTTCGGTCATTTCTTTCCCATAAGACCAGAGCACCATAAATACTCTTCCTGAGATGCTGTTTTCCCTGACCGGTCCGAAATATCTGGAATCCAGGCCTGAGTTCCAGTTATCGGCAAGAAGAAAAACATATGAGCTCTTGACTTTGTAGATATCTGTTGTTTTACCGTCAAGAATAAGCGAGAATTGAAGAGAAAAACTCCTGTCTTCCAGAGTATTCCTGAGGAATTCCTCGAGTCTGGACCAGAAGAACCAGTCGAATTTAAGGTTGTCAGGAACCGAATCGACAGTTCCTTTGTACAGCGAGAAATCACTGATAAAATAATCGTTGGAGAGGGAATCGTCTATTATAAGGTTTGTTTTCAGATCGACCCGGACGGGGTCATTTTCCTGCCTGACGATTGAAACAACGGTAAAAAAATCGCGTATTGATAAGTTGTCCAGAAATAAGGTGTCTCCGCGAGCGGGAATACGCAGGGGTTGATAGTAGTCCCGTGGTGAATAGTTCGGAGGAACCGGTTCGGTAGAATCTTTTTTACCGGGAAAAGGTACAGAGGGGTGGTTGCTGTTTACAAACATACCAGCATCTACAGTAACTGTATCGCCGCTGTGTCCGGCTATACGCAGACAACCGCTTTTCCTGCTTTGATACGGGAGAGAGAAGATTACAGGTTTGTTAAGTGCAGGCTTGAAAAGACTTCTTACCAGAGGGAGGTAAGGTGTACGGAAGACAAGTACCCGGTCTCCATCCAGAATCGAGGGTGCCATCTGGGCACCGTTTACTCTCAGGATGTCAATGATGAAAAACTTGATGAAAAGTCCGGCTGCAACGATAATCAGCAGTTGTTTTACGGATCTGAGGAAAAAGGAGCGGGAGTCAAAAGCCAATTTGAACGACTCAGGCATAGACTACTCCCGGCTGAGGACAGCCAGAAAAGCTTCCTGAGGCACTTCAACATTCCCTATCTGTTTCATCCGCTTTTTACCCTCTTTCTGCTTTTCCAGCAGTTTTCTTTTCCGTGTGATATCTCCTCCGTAACACTTTGAGGTGACATCTTTGCGGTAAGGTTTGACAGTTGTACGGGCAATCACCTTTGATCCGATTGCTGCCTGAATTGCCACTTCGTACTGCTGTCTGGGGATGAGTTCTTTGAGCTTTGATGTGATAGACTGCCCGAAATGATAGGCGTTGTCCCGGTAGACTATTGATGAGAAAGCGTCAACAGGGGAGCCGTTGATGAGTATATCGAGTTTGACCAGGTTGTCTGTCTCGTACCCGTCAAGCTCGTAATCCATCGAGGCATAGCCGCGTGAGCAGCTTTTAAGTTTGTCAAAAAAGTCAATTATCATCTCTGAAAGGGGAATACGGTAATGGAGACAGACTCTTGTGGGTTCCAAATACTCCATTGTAGTCATCTTTCCCCTTTTGTCTTCACATAACTTCATTATTGCCCCTACAAATTCGGTAGGGGAGATAATCTGCATCTTGGCTATCGGTTCACTGATACTCTCAAGGTCCTGTGCAGGGGGCATTTTTGCCGGACTCTCAATATCCAGCTCTTCACCGCCTTTTAACACAACCTTGTATTTGACATTGGGAACAGTGGTTATGATATTCACGTTGAATTCGCGGAAAAGCCTCTCCTGAACGATTTCCATGTGAAGCAAGCCCAGAAAACCCGCTCTGAAACCGAATCCAAGTGCAGCGGATGTTTCCGGTTCGTAGCTTATGGATGAGTCATTGAGACGCAGTTTTTCAAGGGCGCTTCTCAAGTCCTCGTAATCTGCTTTATCAACAGGATAGATACCGCTGAATACCATCGGTTTGACTTCCCGGTAACCTGCAACCGGTTCTTTCGCGCCGTCAAGACGTGTAGTGATGGTGTCACCGATTTTAATATCGGAAACAGTGCGTATGTTCGCAATTACATACCCGACCTCTCCGGTTTTGAGCACATCAGAAGGAACTCTTCCCATGCGGAAAAATCCGATTTCATCAACCTCATACTCCCTACCAGTCGAGAAGAACCGTATATCATCGCCTTTTTTCAGTTGTCCTTCAAAGACTCTTACGTAGGCTACTGCACCCCTGAAGGAATCGAATTTGGAATCGAAAACAAGAGCTTTGAGAGGCTTTGAGTCATTGCTTGCTGGAGGTGGAACGTCACTTATAACCCGTTCCAGTATAGGCTTTACCCCTTCACCGGTTTTTGCACTGCAGGCAAGAATTGTGGAAGGATCAACACCAAGCAGGTCCGAAACCTGACGCCTTACCTCATCGGGATGAGCTGAGGGAAGGTCAACTTTGTTAAGGACCGGGATAATTGTCAGATCGTTGTCCAGGGCCAGGTAGATGTTAGTGAGGGTCTGGGCCTCTATCCCCTGAGTGGCATCGACAACCAGGATCGCCCCCTCACAAGCGGCAAGTGATCTTGAGACCTCATAGGAGAAGTCGACATGTCCGGGTGTGTCGATAAGGTTGAACTGATATTGCTGCCCGTTTTCGGATTTATACTGCATCCGCACCGGGTGGGATTTGATAGTTATACCCCTCTCCCGTTCAAGATCCATGTCATCGAGGACCTGATCCTGCATTTTCTCTCTGCTGACAGTACCTGTCAATTCCAGAAAACGGTCGGCGAGGGTGGATTTGCCGTGGTCAATATGGGCAATAATACAGAAATTTCGTATAAAATCTGTTGTCACTTTAAATCCCGTGAGCAGTCTTGAGAATACGATTGAACTGCCGGAAGAAGTGTTAATATTAAACTCTAAAATATACTAAATGCATGCAGAGGGATGATTTAAGAAATACGGAAAAAGGGGGACTTGATTTTCATGAATTGGTGGTTTCTTTATTTTGGAAGGGGGAGATTTTTGAAGGATTATGATGTGCATGAGATTTTGATTTAGATGCCGGTGGAGGAAAGGATATGGAGAGATGCTAAATTCTGAGGTTACCTCTGGGGAGAAATAGTGATTTAACTTGTTAAATTCGGAGGTTACCTCTGGGGAGAAACAGTGATTTAACCTGTTAAATCCGGAAGTTACCTCTGGGGAGAAACAGTGATTTAACTTGTTAAATTCGGAAGTTACCTCTGGGGAGAAACAGTGATTTAACCTGTTAAATTCGGAAGTTACCTCTGGGGTGAAACAGTGATTTAACCTGTTAAATTCGGAAGTTACCTCTGGGGTGAAATAGTGATTTAACTTGTTAAATTCGGAAGTTACCTCTGGGGTGAAATAGTGATTTAACTTGTTAAATCCTGAAATTACCAAAGATTCCTTTCAAACTTTCTGGATTAAGGCACGTGCTTTGTTCCCGATAGGAAAAAGACCATATAAAAAATTAAGGAAAGGTTTGTGGGAATAGGTTTTCCATAGCAGAAGTTTAAAACCGGTCTTGTTTAATAAAAATTTAAAGGAATCTTTGCAAAACTCATTGCAGTGACCTGGAACAAAATCACTTGAGTATTTTTTCCTGTAAATCCTGTGTCTCCGCATAAATCTCTTGTATTTAAGTTCCCAGGAATCGATGTTGGGAATTTCGATTAAAACCAATCCACCAGGGGAGAGCAGTTGATTAATCCTGTTCATCACTTTCAGTGAATCGGGAAAATGTTCCAGAACATGAATCAGAATAATGATATCGAATCTTTTGTCACCCAGATCTGTTTCTGACATGAAATCCGCTTTTATGACATTGAGTTTCAGATGTCTGGCAACGGAATCGACCAGGAATTGAGACAATTCGACACCGGTTACTTGAAAACCATCCTGATGAGCCATGTTAAGAATTCGTCCGTTACCGAACCCGATTTCAAGCAGAGAACCGGTGGAGGGAAGATAACGTTTCAGGAAGCGGTAGGATTCAGTCTGACTTTTGTTTACCGGATGCGAATCATCGAGAGGATCAATGAATACTTCAGCGTATTTCTCCTGATTCACTCCTCCATCGAGGTCGTAATTTACCAGTTTGCAGTTCCGGCATCGATAGTATGAAAACTGATTTCTGGAACCTGCCTTCTCATGGATTACCAGATCGGTGTTCCCGCAAAGCCTGCATCTGTCTAACATCTTATTTCTTCCCTGTCAGATACAATGTCCTAATTTATAAAATAGTTCAGACCAGCTAATATACTTAACGGGTGACCACTGAATATCCTGATGGGGATGATTTTTACCAGAGAAAAAAGATCTTTTTGCTGAACTACAGGCTGATTGGTTAAATATCAGACATAAGTAAACATCTGCTTTGGACATGTACGCTGTGCTTTTTGTTGAAATGGTGAATTCCACAGGATAAAATCATTTCAAGTCTCGGGAATCGGCATCGAAAGACGGGAAATAATGAAACGATACCGATTCCGATGCCGATACCGACACTGATAAGGGAAATCAACGATGAACATCTTTTTTTTCAATTCCCGTACATTCTTAACCAGAGAAGTTGTAAATGCACTTAAAAAGAAAAAAGGACACAGGGTAATCGCTGTTGATATTGAACTGAGCCCGGATTCCAGCCTGGTTCCATCGATTATTGAACATCTCAGGCCATATCTTCCCGGCCTTGCCATTTTCATTAACAATGCCGGTTGTGATTTCAGAGGAGAATTATACAGAGCGCTATCAGAGAGTGGTTCTCTGATTGTAAACTGGTATACCGATTATCCTTTTTACGATGAGTGTTTTCATGGAAGGAGGATGGTTCCGGATCATAGACGGATCGATCTGGTAAGTGAGGAATCGTATGTGGATGAGATGGCAGAGAGGGGATTCAGGGCATTTTTCATGCCCCTGGCAACTGATACTTCCTTTTTCAACACAGATGGCGAAGTAGAGAAACAGAGAGATATCGCTTTTGTAGGAAATTCCAGTTTTGAGTTCCTTGACTCTATAGTCAATGAGGAACGGAGCAGTGAACTTCAAAAACTGCTCTCCCTGCAGGCTGATATGAAGAACCGGTACTTTACCGACCCAAGGTTTGATATCCGCGGTTTTCTCAAGGAGAATCGTCATTTGTGGGAAGGGAAAACAAATCTTGAGGAACAAGTACTTCTGTTTTGTATCGAGTGGCTGGCAGGATATCTTTACAGGAGAGACTTTATCAAGGGTATAGCGGAAAAGTACGGTTCACGGTTCACCTGTTTTGGAGATCCTTACTGGCAGAATTTTATCGATCCATCTCTGGTATCCGCAGATGCCTGTTACTACACTAATCTCTGCCGGTATTACAGATCAACCAGAGTGAATCTTAATGTAAACAGGATTCAAATCAGGAAATCTTTTACACAGCGGGTGTTTGACTGTGCTGCAAGCGGAAGTTTCCTTCTGACAGACAGACGGGAATGCAACAGCCGTTTTTTCAAGGTTTCCGGGGCTGACAGGGAGATGGTGCAGTATGACTCTTTGGAAGAGTGCTGTGATTTGATCGATTATTATCTTGTTCATGAGGAGGAAAGAGAAGCTATCGCAAGTGCTGCCAGAAGGAAAGTGCTGGCCGAACATACTTACGATCACAGGATAGACCAGATATTTGAACTCTGCCGAAAGGTATGGGGTACCTGAGGAGTGATAAAATCTGGCTTATTTTTTGATACATTACATATCCCTGTCTTATAATACTCAGACTTTTTAAGGAATACAGATGATGGAACAGAGCAAGAGAAACAGTCCTCCAGGAAGAAAAATAAAGGAAGTTGCCATCGAACTGGGACTCGATCCGGAAGAGATTCTGCCCTATGGGCATTATATCGCCAAGATTCCTATTAAAGAGCTCATTTCACGTGAAAACAAACCTGACGGTCATCTGATTCTTGTTTCAGCAATGACACCTACTCCTCAGGGAGAGGGCAAAACTACAACGACGATCGGGCTGGGAGATGCACTTAGGGTGCTTGGGAAAAAATCCGCGATCTGCCTTAGGGAACCTTCATTGGGACCTTACTTCGGGATCAAAGGGGGAGGTACAGGTGCAGGGAAAGCACAGGTCGTTCCATCAGAAGCTATCAATCTGCATTTTGTAGGTGACATGTATGCTGTCGAGAAGGCAAATAATCTTCTTGCTGCTATGATCGATAATCACCTTCAGCATGGAAATGAACTGCAAATTGATCCCCGCAGGATAGTGCTGAAACGGGTTATCGACTTTAATGAAAGATCTTTACGGGAGATAGTAATTGGCCTTGGAGGGGTGAGAAATGGTATTCCACGAAAAGACGGGTTC
The DNA window shown above is from Fibrobacter sp. and carries:
- the trpB gene encoding tryptophan synthase subunit beta, whose protein sequence is MKKKNKTSAGYFGKFGGRFAPETLMPALDEVERAYSDFHKDKQYQDWYNYLLKTYNGRPTALYFASRLTEYLGGARIFLKREDLNHTGAHKITNALGQALLARFMGKTRLIAETGAGQHGVATATAAALLGMDCDIYMGTVDMARQKPNVFRMNLLGSRVIPVESGGKTLKDAVNEALRDWTASVQSTHYVFGSALGPHPFPSIVRDFQSIIGKEARKQIISAAGRLPDEVIACVGGGSNAIGIFSAFLDDKKVKLTGVEAGGMGLKGIKHAVRLTKTKYSRPGILHGSFSYVLQDSDGQIANTHSVSAGLDYSGVGPQHAFLHETGRVRYTYATDKEALNAFSLLCRLEGIIPALESSHAVACAVKLAPKLPSDYIMIINLSGRGDKDIFTVADQTGKKI
- a CDS encoding glycosyltransferase; protein product: MNIFFFNSRTFLTREVVNALKKKKGHRVIAVDIELSPDSSLVPSIIEHLRPYLPGLAIFINNAGCDFRGELYRALSESGSLIVNWYTDYPFYDECFHGRRMVPDHRRIDLVSEESYVDEMAERGFRAFFMPLATDTSFFNTDGEVEKQRDIAFVGNSSFEFLDSIVNEERSSELQKLLSLQADMKNRYFTDPRFDIRGFLKENRHLWEGKTNLEEQVLLFCIEWLAGYLYRRDFIKGIAEKYGSRFTCFGDPYWQNFIDPSLVSADACYYTNLCRYYRSTRVNLNVNRIQIRKSFTQRVFDCAASGSFLLTDRRECNSRFFKVSGADREMVQYDSLEECCDLIDYYLVHEEEREAIASAARRKVLAEHTYDHRIDQIFELCRKVWGT
- a CDS encoding class I SAM-dependent methyltransferase; this translates as MLDRCRLCGNTDLVIHEKAGSRNQFSYYRCRNCKLVNYDLDGGVNQEKYAEVFIDPLDDSHPVNKSQTESYRFLKRYLPSTGSLLEIGFGNGRILNMAHQDGFQVTGVELSQFLVDSVARHLKLNVIKADFMSETDLGDKRFDIIILIHVLEHFPDSLKVMNRINQLLSPGGLVLIEIPNIDSWELKYKRFMRRHRIYRKKYSSDFVPGHCNEFCKDSFKFLLNKTGFKLLLWKTYSHKPFLNFLYGLFPIGNKARALIQKV
- the lepA gene encoding elongation factor 4, giving the protein MTTDFIRNFCIIAHIDHGKSTLADRFLELTGTVSREKMQDQVLDDMDLERERGITIKSHPVRMQYKSENGQQYQFNLIDTPGHVDFSYEVSRSLAACEGAILVVDATQGIEAQTLTNIYLALDNDLTIIPVLNKVDLPSAHPDEVRRQVSDLLGVDPSTILACSAKTGEGVKPILERVISDVPPPASNDSKPLKALVFDSKFDSFRGAVAYVRVFEGQLKKGDDIRFFSTGREYEVDEIGFFRMGRVPSDVLKTGEVGYVIANIRTVSDIKIGDTITTRLDGAKEPVAGYREVKPMVFSGIYPVDKADYEDLRSALEKLRLNDSSISYEPETSAALGFGFRAGFLGLLHMEIVQERLFREFNVNIITTVPNVKYKVVLKGGEELDIESPAKMPPAQDLESISEPIAKMQIISPTEFVGAIMKLCEDKRGKMTTMEYLEPTRVCLHYRIPLSEMIIDFFDKLKSCSRGYASMDYELDGYETDNLVKLDILINGSPVDAFSSIVYRDNAYHFGQSITSKLKELIPRQQYEVAIQAAIGSKVIARTTVKPYRKDVTSKCYGGDITRKRKLLEKQKEGKKRMKQIGNVEVPQEAFLAVLSRE